From Flavobacterium alkalisoli, the proteins below share one genomic window:
- a CDS encoding T9SS type A sorting domain-containing protein has protein sequence MKLNTTTFKIGLLALSGLLSAGAFAQSKKTKQFGPSQKSGLINCATTQYEENLQRKFPNRSNTVQFEEWIAQKIEEQKAKGFLKNTQTTNEVVTIPVVFHIIHDGDAIGQNENIADEQILSQLTVLNQDFRRMADTPGFNTNPVGADMEIEFCLAQRDEYGIATSGITRHYYENDDPYGWEMDAVETIIKPQTQWDPNKYLNIWVVSNLYIGFNGTPIGELAGYAQFPTESGLEGLEEEGLPVLAETDGVALGAMYCGSSDIYPNGYYDEEGGKDKGRSASHEVGHYFGLRHIWGDGNCSFDDYCADTPVAAAANSGCPEGQDSCPSSPGMDMIENYMDYTNDSCQNVFTQNQKERMQAVLANSPRRASLITSDGCVPGVVYDNDGSLNINPLQQSCGEEFALTINLKNTGNNTITAAEISYTLDEEAAVYSWTGELENGETVTIELPVAEPAAGEHTLSLYIVSVNNTEDEAPLNDTITQDFTYTPVGSYNTQALTVTILTDGWGDETYWGVLDANEELVTYGGPYDDDTLYTETVELEISQCYTFVIIDQAGDGMCCDFGEGYYEVTTIDGTVVASGGSFGATEETSFYVDTTLGNNDFVYENGIKLYPNPTNSIINISIKNNELPESYTIYNNLGQVVAQSEVNSVDNLSINTSAYSNGIYFIKIDIEGQSATLKFIKN, from the coding sequence ATGAAATTAAACACTACTACTTTTAAAATCGGTTTACTTGCATTGTCTGGTCTGCTATCAGCAGGAGCTTTTGCACAAAGCAAGAAAACAAAACAATTTGGCCCCAGCCAAAAAAGCGGGTTAATTAACTGCGCCACCACACAATATGAAGAAAACTTACAGAGAAAATTCCCAAACAGATCTAACACTGTACAGTTTGAAGAATGGATTGCACAAAAAATTGAGGAACAAAAGGCCAAAGGCTTTTTAAAAAACACTCAAACCACTAATGAGGTGGTTACAATTCCAGTAGTATTTCACATTATACACGATGGAGATGCAATTGGCCAAAATGAAAACATTGCCGATGAGCAAATACTTTCGCAGCTTACGGTATTAAATCAGGATTTTAGAAGAATGGCAGATACCCCTGGCTTTAACACAAACCCGGTAGGTGCTGATATGGAAATAGAATTCTGTTTGGCACAAAGAGATGAATACGGAATAGCAACAAGCGGTATTACAAGACATTATTATGAAAACGACGATCCTTACGGATGGGAAATGGATGCAGTTGAAACCATAATAAAACCACAAACACAATGGGATCCTAACAAATACCTAAACATTTGGGTTGTTAGCAATCTGTATATCGGTTTCAATGGCACACCTATAGGTGAACTTGCGGGTTATGCACAGTTCCCAACAGAATCAGGCCTTGAGGGTCTTGAAGAAGAAGGACTTCCTGTACTTGCAGAAACAGATGGTGTTGCACTTGGAGCAATGTATTGTGGTTCATCAGACATTTACCCTAACGGATACTATGATGAAGAAGGCGGTAAAGATAAAGGACGTTCGGCTTCACACGAAGTAGGACATTATTTTGGCCTTAGACACATTTGGGGTGACGGAAATTGCAGTTTTGATGACTATTGTGCTGATACTCCTGTAGCTGCAGCTGCTAACAGCGGATGTCCCGAAGGACAGGATTCATGCCCTAGCTCTCCCGGAATGGATATGATTGAAAATTACATGGACTATACAAACGATAGTTGCCAGAATGTATTCACTCAAAACCAAAAAGAAAGAATGCAGGCAGTATTAGCTAACTCTCCAAGAAGAGCATCACTGATAACTTCTGACGGCTGTGTTCCTGGCGTTGTTTATGACAATGACGGATCGCTTAACATAAACCCGCTTCAGCAATCTTGCGGAGAAGAGTTTGCCTTAACTATCAACCTTAAAAACACAGGGAATAATACAATTACAGCAGCCGAAATAAGCTATACACTTGATGAAGAAGCTGCTGTTTATAGCTGGACAGGTGAACTTGAAAATGGAGAAACTGTTACTATAGAACTCCCTGTAGCAGAGCCTGCAGCAGGAGAGCACACGCTTAGTCTATATATAGTTTCTGTAAACAACACAGAAGATGAGGCTCCGTTAAATGATACTATAACACAAGATTTCACTTATACACCAGTAGGATCATACAACACTCAGGCATTAACGGTTACTATTTTAACTGACGGATGGGGAGATGAAACTTATTGGGGTGTTCTAGACGCTAATGAAGAATTGGTTACTTATGGAGGACCATATGATGACGACACACTGTATACCGAAACTGTTGAGCTTGAAATTAGCCAGTGTTATACTTTTGTAATCATTGATCAGGCTGGAGACGGTATGTGCTGTGATTTTGGAGAGGGATATTATGAGGTTACTACAATAGACGGAACAGTTGTTGCTTCAGGAGGTTCTTTTGGAGCTACAGAAGAAACTTCATTCTATGTAGACACCACTTTAGGCAATAATGATTTTGTTTATGAAAACGGAATCAAACTTTACCCTAACCCTACTAATAGCATCATCAATATCAGCATAAAAAACAACGAGCTCCCGGAAAGCTATACTATCTACAACAACTTAGGACAGGTAGTAGCACAGTCTGAAGTTAACTCAGTTGATAATCTTAGCATTAATACTTCTGCATACAGCAATGGCATTTATTTCATAAAAATTGATATAGAAGGTCAAAGCGCAACGCTTAAGTTTATTAAAAACTAA
- a CDS encoding DUF3050 domain-containing protein: MNTDTINKSIQPQKDLLLTHSLYGKVKTIDDLKCFLEGHVYAVWDFMSLLKALQSKLTCTTTPWLPVGNPDIRYLINEIVLAEETDISADGKRLSHYEMYVDAMKDCGANTTDVKAFLEDVVATQNIFVSIKQSHLHDKIKDFLNFTFMTIDQGQPHQIAAAFTFGREDLIPSMFTEILKNFQKNFPETNLDKLIYYFERHIELDADEHGPMAMQMINELCGDDEQKWREVEETSKQALEKRIGLWNAIEENILHHDMASI, from the coding sequence ATGAATACAGATACCATTAACAAAAGTATCCAACCCCAAAAAGACCTTCTGTTAACGCATTCTTTATACGGAAAAGTAAAAACCATAGATGACCTTAAGTGCTTTTTAGAAGGGCACGTATATGCCGTTTGGGATTTTATGTCGCTGTTAAAGGCATTACAGTCTAAACTTACATGCACCACCACCCCGTGGCTTCCTGTAGGCAACCCCGATATTCGTTACCTGATTAACGAAATTGTACTTGCAGAAGAAACAGATATTAGTGCTGACGGAAAAAGATTAAGCCACTATGAAATGTATGTGGATGCCATGAAAGACTGTGGTGCCAATACTACCGATGTAAAGGCATTTCTAGAAGATGTGGTAGCAACACAAAACATTTTTGTTTCGATAAAGCAAAGTCACCTGCACGATAAGATAAAGGATTTTTTAAACTTTACTTTTATGACCATAGATCAGGGCCAGCCTCACCAGATAGCTGCTGCATTTACCTTTGGCCGTGAAGACCTTATCCCGAGCATGTTTACCGAAATACTGAAAAACTTCCAGAAAAACTTCCCGGAAACAAACCTTGACAAGCTTATATACTACTTTGAAAGACACATTGAACTGGATGCCGACGAGCACGGACCAATGGCAATGCAAATGATAAATGAACTTTGCGGAGACGATGAGCAAAAATGGCGTGAAGTGGAAGAAACCTCTAAACAGGCGCTTGAAAAGAGAATAGGATTATGGAATGCTATAGAAGAAAACATTCTTCATCACGATATGGCTTCGATATAA
- a CDS encoding acyl-CoA dehydrogenase family protein, whose product MKPDLFQAPDYYLLDELLTDEHKMVRDAAREWVKREVSPIIEDYAQKAEFPKQIIQGLADIGAFGPYIPEEYGGAGLDQISYGLIMQEIERGDSGVRSTASVQSSLVMYPIWKYGNEEQRKKYLPKLASGEFMGCFGLTEPDYGSNPGGMITNFKDMGDHYLLNGAKMWISNAPFADIAVVWAKDETGRIHGLIVERGMEGFSTPETHNKWSLRASATGELIFDNVKVPKENLLPNKSGLGAPLGCLDSARYGIAWGAIGAAMDCYDTALRYAKERIQFDKPIAATQLQQKKLAEMITEITKAQLLTWRLGVLRNEGKATTAQISMAKRNNVDMALNIAREARQILGGMGITGEYSIMRHMMNLESVITYEGTHDIHLLITGLDITGHAAFK is encoded by the coding sequence ATGAAACCAGATTTATTTCAGGCTCCTGATTACTATTTACTTGACGAGTTACTGACAGACGAACATAAAATGGTTCGCGATGCTGCCCGCGAATGGGTAAAACGCGAAGTATCTCCAATAATTGAAGATTATGCTCAAAAGGCAGAATTCCCTAAACAAATAATACAGGGACTTGCCGATATAGGCGCATTTGGCCCTTATATTCCGGAAGAGTACGGCGGTGCCGGTCTTGACCAGATTTCTTACGGACTTATCATGCAGGAAATAGAGCGCGGCGACAGCGGTGTTCGTTCTACAGCATCGGTACAGTCATCACTTGTTATGTACCCGATATGGAAATATGGTAACGAAGAGCAACGTAAAAAATACCTGCCTAAACTTGCTTCAGGTGAGTTTATGGGCTGCTTTGGTTTAACTGAGCCAGACTATGGTTCTAACCCGGGCGGTATGATAACCAACTTTAAGGATATGGGTGATCATTACCTTTTAAACGGTGCAAAAATGTGGATCTCTAATGCTCCTTTTGCTGATATTGCAGTAGTTTGGGCTAAAGACGAAACAGGAAGAATTCACGGTTTGATAGTAGAGCGTGGTATGGAAGGATTCTCCACTCCGGAAACTCACAATAAATGGTCATTAAGAGCATCGGCTACCGGTGAACTTATTTTTGACAATGTAAAAGTCCCTAAAGAAAACCTTTTACCAAATAAATCAGGTCTTGGTGCTCCGCTTGGGTGCCTTGACTCTGCCCGTTACGGAATTGCATGGGGTGCCATTGGTGCCGCAATGGATTGTTATGATACGGCACTGCGTTATGCAAAAGAACGTATTCAGTTTGACAAACCTATTGCTGCAACACAACTTCAGCAAAAGAAACTTGCCGAAATGATTACCGAAATTACCAAGGCCCAGTTACTAACGTGGAGGCTTGGTGTTTTAAGAAATGAGGGGAAAGCCACAACGGCACAAATCTCTATGGCAAAAAGAAATAATGTGGACATGGCTCTTAACATTGCCCGCGAAGCACGTCAGATTTTAGGCGGTATGGGTATTACAGGAGAATATTCTATCATGCGTCACATGATGAACCTAGAAAGTGTAATTACTTATGAGGGAACACATGATATTCACCTTTTAATAACCGGTCTTGACATTACTGGCCATGCGGCTTTCAAATAA
- a CDS encoding tRNA1(Val) (adenine(37)-N6)-methyltransferase: MFQFKQFTIQQDKCAMKVGTDGVLLGAWTPVVNNPFSILDIGAGTGLIALMLAQRSHAEQIDAIEIDDDAYEQAVENFEESPWSDRLFCYHAGLDEFVEEMEDEEYDIIVSNPPFYTENYSSGNEQRDKARFTESLPFKELIEAAAMLLSENGIFSVIIPFKEEEKFKAIAAEFGLYPAKITRVKGTPETEIKRSLLAFIRQQTETVIDELTIETARHQYTSEYTALTKDFYLKL, encoded by the coding sequence ATGTTCCAATTCAAGCAATTTACCATACAACAGGATAAATGTGCCATGAAAGTGGGCACCGATGGTGTTTTGCTTGGCGCCTGGACACCGGTTGTAAACAACCCTTTCAGCATACTTGACATAGGAGCCGGAACCGGACTTATAGCCCTGATGCTTGCACAGCGCAGCCATGCAGAACAGATTGACGCTATTGAGATTGATGATGACGCCTACGAACAGGCTGTAGAGAACTTTGAAGAAAGCCCTTGGAGCGACCGCCTGTTTTGTTATCACGCAGGCCTTGATGAGTTTGTAGAGGAAATGGAAGACGAGGAATATGATATTATTGTATCCAACCCTCCTTTTTACACCGAGAATTACAGCTCAGGAAACGAACAGCGCGACAAAGCACGATTTACCGAATCGCTGCCTTTTAAAGAGCTTATTGAAGCTGCTGCCATGCTACTTTCTGAAAACGGCATTTTTTCAGTAATTATTCCTTTTAAGGAAGAAGAAAAATTTAAGGCTATTGCTGCTGAGTTCGGTCTTTACCCTGCCAAAATAACAAGGGTAAAAGGCACCCCTGAAACAGAAATCAAGAGAAGCCTTTTAGCCTTTATACGACAGCAAACCGAAACTGTCATTGATGAGCTGACTATAGAGACTGCCCGCCATCAATACACTTCGGAATATACTGCACTTACTAAAGATTTTTATTTAAAACTTTAA
- the rimM gene encoding ribosome maturation factor RimM (Essential for efficient processing of 16S rRNA), whose product MRKEDCFYLGKIAKKFSYKGEVLIYLDTDEPGLYENMESVFVEINKHLVPFFIETSSLHKGDFLRTRFEDVSSEEDAEKILGCEVYLPLSMLPELEGDKFYFHEVIGFDAEDQRLGNVGKIVGINDTSAQPLFEILKGDIEILIPMIDDFIIKVDRENKKIILNTPEGLIDLYLNS is encoded by the coding sequence ATGCGTAAAGAAGATTGTTTCTATTTAGGCAAAATCGCCAAAAAATTCAGTTACAAAGGTGAAGTCCTTATCTATTTAGATACTGACGAGCCGGGTTTGTATGAAAACATGGAATCAGTGTTTGTTGAAATAAACAAACATCTGGTTCCATTTTTTATTGAAACATCTTCACTACACAAAGGCGATTTTTTAAGAACACGCTTTGAAGATGTGAGCAGCGAGGAGGACGCCGAAAAGATTTTAGGCTGCGAAGTATACCTTCCCCTGTCAATGCTACCTGAACTGGAAGGCGATAAGTTTTATTTTCATGAAGTAATAGGTTTTGATGCCGAAGACCAGCGTTTAGGCAATGTTGGTAAAATAGTAGGCATTAACGATACATCGGCTCAGCCACTTTTTGAAATACTCAAAGGCGATATTGAGATCCTTATACCTATGATAGATGATTTTATCATAAAGGTAGACCGTGAAAACAAAAAAATTATCCTTAACACTCCTGAAGGGCTTATAGACCTATACCTAAACAGTTAA
- a CDS encoding 30S ribosomal protein S16, whose product MPVKIRLQRHGKKGKPFYWVVAADSRAKRDGKFLEKLGTYNPNTNPATIDLNLDSAVKWLHDGAQPTDTARAILSYKGALLKHHLDGGVRKGALTQDQADAKLAAWLEEKETKIDAKKNGLSTAQADAKAKALAAEKKINEDRIAAAKQAEADAAAEETAAAESEETVAEADTTSEENTEETQA is encoded by the coding sequence ATGCCTGTAAAAATCAGATTACAAAGACACGGTAAAAAAGGAAAACCTTTTTACTGGGTAGTAGCTGCGGATTCACGCGCTAAAAGAGATGGTAAATTCCTTGAAAAACTGGGAACTTACAATCCAAACACTAACCCTGCAACTATCGACCTAAACCTTGATAGCGCTGTTAAGTGGTTACATGATGGTGCTCAGCCAACTGACACTGCAAGAGCAATCCTTTCTTACAAAGGTGCTTTACTTAAACACCACCTTGACGGAGGTGTACGTAAAGGTGCACTTACTCAGGATCAGGCTGACGCTAAACTAGCTGCTTGGTTAGAAGAAAAAGAAACTAAGATCGACGCTAAGAAAAACGGACTTTCTACTGCTCAGGCTGATGCTAAAGCTAAAGCTCTTGCTGCAGAGAAAAAAATTAACGAAGATCGTATAGCTGCTGCTAAACAAGCTGAAGCTGATGCTGCTGCTGAAGAAACTGCTGCTGCTGAAAGCGAAGAAACTGTAGCTGAAGCTGATACAACTTCAGAAGAAAACACAGAAGAAACCCAAGCTTAA
- a CDS encoding DUF6252 family protein: MKKILSLLVLLVTFASCEEDVKFNNPAVQGLKDDELWRAAQYTATRETDNSLTIVATNGFEILTLRTASVDPGVYDLGVNEQNKATFSVSVDGIEQNYQTGTDLGDGKIEITVEDTDMAQGFITGTFRFNAVEDDGTVLNFRNGVFYRVPIQPVGQ; the protein is encoded by the coding sequence ATGAAAAAGATTTTATCACTATTAGTGCTATTGGTAACTTTTGCCTCGTGTGAGGAAGACGTTAAGTTCAATAATCCGGCAGTTCAGGGGCTTAAAGACGATGAACTGTGGAGAGCTGCACAGTATACAGCAACAAGAGAGACAGATAATTCACTAACTATAGTTGCTACAAACGGTTTTGAAATCCTTACATTAAGAACTGCTTCGGTAGATCCGGGTGTTTATGACTTGGGTGTAAATGAGCAGAATAAGGCTACTTTCAGCGTTTCTGTAGATGGTATAGAGCAAAATTACCAGACAGGTACTGATTTAGGTGATGGGAAAATTGAGATAACTGTAGAAGATACTGATATGGCTCAGGGCTTCATTACAGGTACGTTCCGTTTCAATGCAGTTGAAGACGACGGGACTGTTCTTAACTTCCGAAACGGTGTGTTTTACAGGGTTCCGATACAACCAGTAGGTCAATAA
- a CDS encoding RNA recognition motif domain-containing protein, with amino-acid sequence MNIFVGSLPFTAKEADLRESFEAYGSVESVKIITDRETGRSKGFGFVEMPDEEEGAAAIEGLNGSDFGGRSIVVNKSEPKPQGERRSFNNNRSGGYGNNRGGGDRGGYNRGGGDRGGYNRGGY; translated from the coding sequence ATGAATATATTCGTTGGTAGCCTTCCTTTCACAGCAAAGGAAGCTGATTTAAGAGAGTCCTTTGAGGCTTATGGTTCAGTTGAGTCTGTAAAAATAATTACAGATAGAGAGACTGGAAGAAGTAAAGGTTTTGGCTTTGTAGAAATGCCGGACGAGGAAGAAGGTGCGGCTGCAATTGAAGGACTTAACGGTTCTGATTTTGGAGGTCGTAGCATTGTTGTGAATAAATCGGAGCCGAAACCGCAAGGTGAACGCAGAAGTTTTAATAACAACCGTAGCGGTGGTTATGGTAACAACCGTGGCGGTGGTGACAGAGGAGGTTATAACAGAGGCGGTGGAGACCGTGGAGGTTATAATCGCGGTGGTTACTAA